CCCAAATCAAGGAAATCTGCGCCTTCTACGGACTCACCACGCTCTGGAAAAAAATCGAGTCCGATCCGCCCGTGCGTCCGTTCAAAAGCGACGGCTGCACCGGTTGGGTCAACGAGTGGAAGGGCATCAGCATCTACTCCGCCGGCTTTCTTCACGACTTGAAGTATTGGGCTGGTTATCCTGACGAAGACGTCGAGCGCCTCGTCGCCGATGCCGAGCTCATGATCGACGTGGCGCGTCTGCTCAAAGCCACGACCATGGCCGAGACGATGTTTCACGGCGTCCGCATCGGCGGACACGAACACTTGCAGGCCGGCTTCTCCTGGGGTTTCGGCCGGCGGCCGGTTGTCTAATAAGCACCCTCGCGCCCGTAATCAGCCATCGCCATCGGCCTCCGCACACCTAGCCTCCCCGCCATGACATCGCACGATTCGACCTACACCCTCGCGGTTTTTCTCGATCTCGAAAACATCGCGCTCGGCGCCCAGGACGCCCGCTTCCCCCAGTTCGATATCGCCAAGGTCTTCGAGCGCCTGCTCATCAAGGGCAACATCGTCGTCAAAAAAGCCTACTGCGACTTCGCCCGCTACGAGGCCTTCAAGCGCCCGCTGCACGAGGCCGCCTTTGAACTCATTGAGATTCCCCACGTGCGCCAGTCTGGCAAAAACTCCGCCGACATCCGCATGGTCGTCGATGCCCTCGACCTTTGTTACACCAACGAGCACGTCGACGCGTTCGCCATCATCAGCGGCGATTCCGACTTTTCCCCGCTCGTCAGCAAACTCCGCGAGAACGGCAAAACCGTCATCGGCGTAGGCGTTAAAAACTCCACGTCCGACCTGTTCATCGCCAACTGCGACGAGTTCATCTACTACGACGACCTCGTCCGTGTCGCCCCGGCCAAGACCACCCCGCGCTCCACCAAGGCCGCCAGCGCCGCGCCGAAAGCCGCCGCCAACACCAATTCCGAGCCCAAGCGCCCCGATCCCGCCAAGGCACTCGATCTCGTCCTAGCCACGGTCAACGCCTTGATCGACGAGCGCGGTGCCGACGAGAGCATCTGGGCGTCCATGGTCAAGCAGGCCATCAAGCGCCAAAACCCCGGTTTTAACGAGCGCGCCTACGGTTTCAGCGCCTTCACCGACCTCCTCCGCGAGGGCCAGAAACGAGGCCTGTTGAAGCTCGAGGAAAAGGCCGGCAACTGCATGGTCCGCCTGGCGGATTAAACAGGGCGGATTTCCCGCTTGTCCGCCCCTGCGCACACCGGCACAACCAACCGCTGTGCCCGCACCGAAAAGCCTACCCGCCGCCGAGATCCAAGCCGCCATCGACCGGCTCGCCCAAGCCATTGGTGAACGCCACGCCAAGACCAAGTCGCTGATTCTCCTCGGAATCGCCAACGGCGGCATCGAGCTCGCCCGCCGTCTTGCTCTAAAACTGGGCGTCAAATCCGGCGTCCTAGACATCTCGTTTCACCGCGACGACATCGACCGCAACCCGATCCCCAAGGAGTTCGTTCCCACTCTCATTCCCGTCGATGTCACCGGCGCCACCGTCGTTCTCGTCGACGACGTCCTGTTCTCCGGCCGCACCGTCAAAGCCGCCCTCGATGAACTCTTCGACCACGGCCGTCCTGCCAAAGTCGAACTCGCCATCCTGATCGACCGCGGCGGCCGCAAGCTGCCCGTCGCCGCCGACTACACCGGTCTCACTTTCGACGTCACTTCGGCCTGCAAGATCGTCGTCCAACTCGACACCGCCAAGCCGCCTCGCGACTCCGTCACGATCCTCCCTTCCAAACCCGCCGCCAAGTAACGTAGCTCGCCTCCGACTACTCACGACTCGCGACCCGCCACCCACTCCTTCTCCTCCGCCCTCTCATGCCCTGGACCCGCCGCCATCTCCTCACCCTCGAGGAACTCTCCCTTCACGAGATCGACCAGATCCACGCCACCGCCGCCGCGTTTAAAAAAATCCTCGGCCGCAGCGTGAAAAAAGTCCCCGCTCTCCGCGGCAAGACCATCGTCAATCTCTTCCTCGAACCCAGCACGCGCACCCGCATGGCGTTTGACATGGCCGCCAAGCGCCTCAGCGCCGACGTCATCTCGCTCGACGGCTCCAGCTCTTCGACGACCAAGGGCGAGACGCTTCGCGACACGGCGCAAAACATCGAGGCCCTTCAGGCCGACATGATCGTCATCCGCCACTCCGCGGCCGGCTCGCCGCTCTATCTCTCCAAGATCCTCGGCATCCCCGTCATCAACGCCGGCGACGGTTCCCACGAGCATCCCACGCAGGGCCTGCTCGACACGTTCACGATGCGCGAACACCTCGGCTCCCTCAAGGGCCGCAAGGTCGTCATCCTCGGTGACATTCTCTTCAGCCGCGTCGCCCGCTCCAACATCCACGCGCTCACCAAGTTTGGCGCCAATGTCACCATCGTCGGCCCGTCGACTCTCGTCCCGCGCACCTTCGAGGCCCTCGGCGTCACCGTCTCCCACGACTTGAAGAGCGCGCTCTCCGACGCCGATGTCGTCATGCTCCTGCGGATACAGCACGAGCGCCAGACCGCCGGCATGTTCCCTTCCCTCGGCGAATACACCGGTCTCTTCGGCCTCAACAAAACCCGCGCCAGCTGGCTCAACCCGAAGGCGATCATCATGCACCCCGGCCCCATCAACCGCGGCGTCGAAATCGACAGCGAACTGGCTGACGGCAACAACAGCGTCATCCTTGAACAGGTCACCAACGGCATCGCCGTCCGCATGGCCGTCCTCTACCTCTGCTCCGGCGGCCAGCCCGAGAGCGTCGTTTCAGCCTAATTTAAATTTTCCCGCGCCATGCCTTCCCTCTGGATTTCCAACGCCCGCGTCATCGATCCCGCCTCCAAGCGCGACGCCGTCGGCGACCTCTTCATCTCCAACGGCAAAATCGTCGCCTCGCTCTCCTCCGCCGAAAAGAAAAAGGCCAAAAAGATCGATGCCAAGGGCCTTGTCGCCTGCCCCGGCCTCGTGGATATCCACGTCCACTTCCGCGAGCCCGGCCAGATGCACAAGGAGACCATTGAAACCGGCTCCCGCGCCGCCGCCGCCGGTGGTTTCACCTCGGTCGTCTGCATGCCCAACACCGCCCCGGTCGCCGACACCGCCGGCACCATCCAGCAGATCAAAGACGCCATCGCCCGCACGGCCTGCATCAAGGTTTACCAGACCGGCTGCATCACCGTTGGCATGAAAGGCCAGGCCCTCGCCCCCATCGGCTCGCTCAAACGCGCCGGCGTCATCGCCATCACCGACGACGGTGATTGCGTGCAATCGAACGACCTCATGCGCCGCGCGTGCGAATACGCCAAGATGTTCGACCTGCCTCTCATGGATCACTGTCAGGACCACTCCATGACCGTCGGCGCCGTGATGAACGAGGGCGTCGTCTCCACGCGTCTCGGCCTCAAGGGTTGGCCCAACGCCGCAGAAGACATCATCGTCTCGCGCAACGTGATTCTCGCCACCTACACCGGCGCGCACATTCACATGCAGCACATCTCGTCGAAGGCCTCCGTCGAGCTGCTCCGCCGCGCCAAGGCCCGTGGCGTCTCCGTCACCGCCGAGGCCACCCCGCACCATATCGCCCTCACCGACGAGGCCTGCGGCACCTACGACACGCATTTCAAGATGAACCCGCCCCTCCGCACCGAGGAGGACCGCATCGCCATCATCGAAGGTCTGCGCGACGGCACGCTCGACATTCTCGCCACCGACCACGCCCCCCACACCGACTACGAGAAGGACAAGGAATTCGACTACGCGCCCAACGGCATCCTCGGCCTTGAAACCGCCCTCGCCGTCTCGCTCGAAATCCTCGTGCGCAAAAACAAGTTCAAGCTCGCGACGGTCGTTGATCTTTTCACCCGCAAGCCCGCGCAACTCCTCAAGCTCGAGGCCGGCACCCTCGCCGATGGCGCCCCTGCCGATGTGTGTCTCTTCGATCCCAACGAGAAATGGGTTTACGACGCGAAGGCCGGTTTCAGCAAATCCAGCAACAGCCCCTGGCACGGGCAGGAACTCCGCGGTCGCGTGAAGACCACCATCGTCGACGGCAAGGTGGTTTTTAACAACGGCAAGATCTCTGCCTGATCCGTCCCTCTTTCTCCGCAACGCTCCCGTCCGCTTCATCCATACTATGTTCGCTCGCCTCCTCGGCCGTTCCGGCCTGCTGATCGCCCTCTCCTGCGCTGCTTCCGGTCTGTTCGCCCAAGAGCAGCCCGTCGTCGAAGCACCGCAGCAAGAAACCTTCGTCCAGGCCCTCGAAGCCAACGGCATCAAACTCGCCGCCAGTCCTGCAAAGGTAAAGCTGGGCGACATTGCCGAGATCACGCTACCCGAAGGTTTCCACGCCGTGGAGCGTGGCTCGTTGAAAAAATTCTACGAGTTCACCCGCAATTCCATGGGTGGCAGTGAAGTCGGCGTGCTCATCGCCCCCGGCGGATGGATGCTCTTCTTCGATTACGACGACTCGGGCTACGTAAAGGACGACGACAAGAACTCCCTCGAAGCCCCCAAGCTCATGAAGTCGATGACGTCCAATCAGGACGCGGCCAACAAGGAGCGCGTGAAGCGTGGTTGGGACGAAATGAAAATCGCCGGCTGGGCCGCCGAGCCGCATTACGACACCAAGACCAACAACCTCAAGTGGGCCATCAAGCTCACCTCTTCGCGCGACAACCACCAGAGCTACTGGATTAACGAAAGCATCCGCCTGCTCGGTCGTGGCGGCGTCATGGAAGTCACCCTCGTGACCGACAACGAGACCTTCGCCGCCGACTCCGCCGCCGCCGATTCCCTGCTGACCAACCGCTACACCTATGTCTCCGGCCAGCGTTACGCCGAATTCAAGGAGGGCGACAAAATCGCCGAATACGGTCTCGCCGCCCTCGTGCTCGGCGGTGCCGGCGCCGTCGCGCTCAAACTCGGTTTCTTCCAGAAATTCTGGAAGTTCCTCGTCTTCGGTGCCGTCGCCCTGTTCGGCGCCATCGGCAAACTCTGGAACAAGATCACCGGGCGTAATCCCGACGCCTGATCTTGGCGTCCGCATCCATGTCCTCCGAATGGTGGTCGATCCTTGCTGTATTCTGGGGTCTCTACCTTGCGGATGGACTGCGTGGCGGCCGGCGTGACCGCCTTTTCTTTTACGCCTGGTTTGGCGATCGCACCTCGCACCTGCGCGTCACGCAGAGTTCATGGTTTTTGATTCCGCCGTTGTCCGATGCGTGCGCGCTGATCGCCGAGGATCTCCCCGCTTCACTGGCACCGGAAGGCCTCACCAACTGGCCGTCTGTCTCCGCCTCGCGTCCACCACCCTTGCCCCAGCATGTCGCGATTTTTCGCTGGGAGGATATCCAGCGCATCGAAGACCGGAGCGGCTGGATTTTCATCAATGAACGTCGCTTCACACCGGCCTCACCCGGCCTTACAGCCAAAGCGCTCGAAGCACTCGCCCGAGAACTCGCACCGCTATCGCCCGAGGCGCGCACCACACGATTGACCGCGTGGCAGACAGGCCGGTTTTCCAGCGCCCGCCTTCGCCGCCGCTTCCAATCCATCATGGTGCGCAGCCGCAGTCTCGCTTTTTTGAATACGGTGCAGCTGCTGTTTGCCGCCGGTCTGAGTGCGTATGTGTTGCTCGACGTTCCGTCGCACATTCCGCCCGTAATGCACGACGCACTCGTCGGCGTGCTTCCGGTCTATCTGGTCGCCTACGCGGCGGCTCACGTCACCGCATTGGTATTATTTTACCGGCTGCACCGGCGCTTTTTTCCAAAGGCCGGACAAGAGCGCGCCAGTGCCTTGTTCACCGCCCTGCTCGTTCCTCCGCAAGCCTTACGTCTGCGCCTGCACCTGACCGCCAAGCTCGCCGGTGGTCTTCATCCGCTGGCGGTCGCGCTGGCCTGCTCCCGCCCCGGTGTCGCGCAGACCTTTGCCGCCGACACTCTGCGTGATCTGCATTGGCCACTCAGGCCCGCCGGACTTCCAGCCGATATCAGCGCGCTTGCAGATTCGTCCGCGCGACTCCTTGAGCCGGTCGTGCTCGCCGCGTTTGCGAGCCAGACTCCGCCGGTTTCCCCTGATGATTTACTGGCGCCACCACTGCGCGAATCGCCGGAGGCCTGCGCGTATTGTCCACGTTGCGGCGACCAATTCACGCGGCCCGACTCGCATTGCAGCCACGGCGTTGCGCTCTTGCCGCTCCCGCCGATTATTAACGACCGCCGCTCCTGACCATGCCCGATCCTGTCAATCCGCCCACTTTGATCATCGTTGCCGAAATCGGCTGCTGGCTGGCTGGATTGCTTTTGCTGGTCCGACTGTTCACGGGACGGCTTGGTTCACACCGGCCTACGCTCAGGCCTTGGACTGTATCCGTAGAGGGCTTTGTCATGAGTATTCTGCTGGTCGTCGCCGGCGGACTTTTACTGCCGCACGCCGCAACCTACCTGAACGACGACATTCTCGGTCCCGCCGCCCGCAACGGAGACTGGTGGCAAATCGTGCAAGGCGCCGCTTTTCAACTAGGTATGCTTGGCGGCGGTTTCATCAGCATTATTATCTCACGCTTTGCCAAGACCAGCCAGCCACCGCCGCTGCCGGAACCCGCCGTCACCGCATCCGCTGCGCGGGCACCAGCACCACGCACGCCCAATTTTCTCATAGCCGGCATCGCTACATTTGCGATCGCCCTGCCGGTGATCGGCGGCATCGGCTTCGTCTGGAAAATCGTGGTCGAGTCACTCGGTTTCCCCATGGAAGAACAGGAAATGGTCGATCTGTTTCGCAATGCCGAAAGCCCGTCCTTCCTAGTGGCGATGATCGTGCTGGCGTCCGTAATCGCCCCCGTCACCGAGGAGATGATTTTTCGCGCCGGACTGTTTCGCTACTTGCGCACCCGTATTCCGCGCTGGCTCGCGCTCATCCTGCCCGCAGTGATCTTCGCAGTCCTGCACGGCAACGTCGTCGCCTTCCTGCCGCTCTTTGCGCTCGGGCTTTTTTTCGCCCTGGCCTACGAGCGCACCGGCAACATCGCGGTGCCGA
This portion of the Rariglobus hedericola genome encodes:
- a CDS encoding NYN domain-containing protein, which gives rise to MTSHDSTYTLAVFLDLENIALGAQDARFPQFDIAKVFERLLIKGNIVVKKAYCDFARYEAFKRPLHEAAFELIEIPHVRQSGKNSADIRMVVDALDLCYTNEHVDAFAIISGDSDFSPLVSKLRENGKTVIGVGVKNSTSDLFIANCDEFIYYDDLVRVAPAKTTPRSTKAASAAPKAAANTNSEPKRPDPAKALDLVLATVNALIDERGADESIWASMVKQAIKRQNPGFNERAYGFSAFTDLLREGQKRGLLKLEEKAGNCMVRLAD
- the pyrR gene encoding bifunctional pyr operon transcriptional regulator/uracil phosphoribosyltransferase PyrR, translated to MPAPKSLPAAEIQAAIDRLAQAIGERHAKTKSLILLGIANGGIELARRLALKLGVKSGVLDISFHRDDIDRNPIPKEFVPTLIPVDVTGATVVLVDDVLFSGRTVKAALDELFDHGRPAKVELAILIDRGGRKLPVAADYTGLTFDVTSACKIVVQLDTAKPPRDSVTILPSKPAAK
- a CDS encoding aspartate carbamoyltransferase catalytic subunit, translated to MPWTRRHLLTLEELSLHEIDQIHATAAAFKKILGRSVKKVPALRGKTIVNLFLEPSTRTRMAFDMAAKRLSADVISLDGSSSSTTKGETLRDTAQNIEALQADMIVIRHSAAGSPLYLSKILGIPVINAGDGSHEHPTQGLLDTFTMREHLGSLKGRKVVILGDILFSRVARSNIHALTKFGANVTIVGPSTLVPRTFEALGVTVSHDLKSALSDADVVMLLRIQHERQTAGMFPSLGEYTGLFGLNKTRASWLNPKAIIMHPGPINRGVEIDSELADGNNSVILEQVTNGIAVRMAVLYLCSGGQPESVVSA
- a CDS encoding dihydroorotase, which codes for MPSLWISNARVIDPASKRDAVGDLFISNGKIVASLSSAEKKKAKKIDAKGLVACPGLVDIHVHFREPGQMHKETIETGSRAAAAGGFTSVVCMPNTAPVADTAGTIQQIKDAIARTACIKVYQTGCITVGMKGQALAPIGSLKRAGVIAITDDGDCVQSNDLMRRACEYAKMFDLPLMDHCQDHSMTVGAVMNEGVVSTRLGLKGWPNAAEDIIVSRNVILATYTGAHIHMQHISSKASVELLRRAKARGVSVTAEATPHHIALTDEACGTYDTHFKMNPPLRTEEDRIAIIEGLRDGTLDILATDHAPHTDYEKDKEFDYAPNGILGLETALAVSLEILVRKNKFKLATVVDLFTRKPAQLLKLEAGTLADGAPADVCLFDPNEKWVYDAKAGFSKSSNSPWHGQELRGRVKTTIVDGKVVFNNGKISA
- a CDS encoding DUF2167 domain-containing protein, whose protein sequence is MFARLLGRSGLLIALSCAASGLFAQEQPVVEAPQQETFVQALEANGIKLAASPAKVKLGDIAEITLPEGFHAVERGSLKKFYEFTRNSMGGSEVGVLIAPGGWMLFFDYDDSGYVKDDDKNSLEAPKLMKSMTSNQDAANKERVKRGWDEMKIAGWAAEPHYDTKTNNLKWAIKLTSSRDNHQSYWINESIRLLGRGGVMEVTLVTDNETFAADSAAADSLLTNRYTYVSGQRYAEFKEGDKIAEYGLAALVLGGAGAVALKLGFFQKFWKFLVFGAVALFGAIGKLWNKITGRNPDA
- a CDS encoding CPBP family intramembrane glutamic endopeptidase, with the translated sequence MPDPVNPPTLIIVAEIGCWLAGLLLLVRLFTGRLGSHRPTLRPWTVSVEGFVMSILLVVAGGLLLPHAATYLNDDILGPAARNGDWWQIVQGAAFQLGMLGGGFISIIISRFAKTSQPPPLPEPAVTASAARAPAPRTPNFLIAGIATFAIALPVIGGIGFVWKIVVESLGFPMEEQEMVDLFRNAESPSFLVAMIVLASVIAPVTEEMIFRAGLFRYLRTRIPRWLALILPAVIFAVLHGNVVAFLPLFALGLFFALAYERTGNIAVPMIAHALFNLHTIVLVMAGVTA